CCCTCTTGATGGCCCGAAGAAGGGCCGGCGCGAATCCGGGGGAAGCGCGGGCGATCCTGGAAGATCTTATAAGAAGCCGTCCCTCCAGACCCGAGGCGCGCCGGTTGCTGCAGGAATCGCCTTAAAACGAAAGGAGGTCCGCCATGCGAGCCATGGTTCTGGAATCACCGTGCAAGCCTTTGATTATGAAAGAGATTTCGGATCCTGTTCCGGAAACCGGACAGGTCCTTGTGAAGGTTCATGCCTGCGGCATTTGCCGGACCGATCTGCATATCGTCGACGGCGAGCTTCCCGACCTCGGCCGGCCGGTCATTCCCGGTCATCAGGTTGTGGGCCGTGTCGTCGGCGTCGGCTCCGGCGTTAACGATCTTTCCGAGGGAGACCGGGTCGGATTGCCTTGGTTGGGATGGACCTGCGGCCGCTGCGATGATTGTTCAAACGGCCGGGAGAATCTCTGCGACCAGGCCAAGTTTCATGGTTATCAATTAAACGGCGGTTTCGCGGAAAAGGTGTGCGCCGATGCCCGTTACGCCTTTCCGATTCCCGATGGATATCCGGATCTACAGGCGGCCCCACTGCTCTGCGGCGGACTCATCGGCTACCGGGCCTACCGCATGGCCGGCGAAGGCAAGCGGCTCGGCTTTTACGGTTTCGGATCGGCCGCCCATATCCTGATTCAGCTGGCCCGCTACGAGGGGCGGGAGGTTTATGCTTTCACCCGTTCGGGTGATGAAGAAAGGCAAAACTTTGCCCGGCGGCTCGGGGCCGTCTGGGCCGGTTCGTCGGATGACATTCCGCCCGAGCGCCTCGATGCGGCCATCCTTTTTGCGCCGGTGGGCGCTCTCGTCCCGCGTTCGTTGGAACATGTCCGGAAGGGGGGACGGGTTGTCTCCGCCGGCATCTATATGAGTGATATACCCTCGTTCCCGTATAAGATCCTGTGGGGAGAACGATCGGTCCATTCGGTCGCCAATCTCACCCGCCAAGACGGCGTCGAATTTTTGAAGCTGGCGCCGCGTGTGCCGGTACAAACCGAGGTTTCAACGTATCCCTTGGAGGAGGCGAACCGGGCTTTGGATGATCTGCGGCACGGGCGTTTCAACGGTTCCGCCGTGCTGGTGCTTTAGCCGGCGGGATTCCGAACCTGCCCGCCGCCGCGTAATCAGGCTAGGGCGTTCCGGCTCCCTCCGGAAGATTTGTATAATCCAGCTCGGAACCCAGCATGCTGTGGGGGATCATAAAGATCGCAAAGACCACCAATCCGGCGAAGATAATCCAGGCTCTGTTTCTTTGGCCGCCGCGATTGCGGAACCAGGCCCAGATCCAGACGATAACGGCGATCAGCATCTTGTTGTCGGTGAGATCATGCCCCCGCGGAAATCCCGTCCAGAAAGCGCCGAACGCGTACTTTTGCATGATGGGGCCCATGATCATTCCGCCGATCAGGAGAAGACCCAATGTAAGGCCGAGCGTACTGGAGGGATTTCCCTTCGGCCGGATCGCCTCTATCGTCGTCCGGTTGGCGAAGAGCATGGCGAGGAAAATCAGAAAAACATGCGGCCAGAGGACGACTCCAGGCACAGCCCCCTTGTAGCGTATCGTGACGGGAGTTTCGCCGCTCAAGGAGATGGGTTCATCCCCTTTCTCGAGATAGACGAAGTAGATCATTTTTCCGGCGGACGGCTGGCGGGGGAGAGTGGTGGTCAATCGCCCTTCCCGCCGGATCATCTGAAGTGTTATCCAATCGTCATGAGAGCGGAGTCTTTTGTATTTAACGAGTCCGGTAATCGACGGATCGGAGACATCGATTGCGACCAGCGCATCCTTTCCGACGACTTCGGTGCGCAATAACTTGAATTTTATATCTGTGTTCCCGACCGTTGTTTCCCCCCGGAGGGGGGTGGTGGGACCGGTCACGCGCTGGTAAACAGCCGACGCCGCGGTGATGAAAAATGCGAGGACCCAAATCAAAATTCTAGCTAACATTCAAGCATACCAATTTTTCTTTTATACTCCTCAGTAATCATTCTTTCTCGCCGCGCCGGAGATGAACATCAATGCGGGGTGATTCACCCGGCGCAAGGATAATCATTTCAGCTTTACTCAAGACATCCTCCATCACTTTGCGATACAACTCCACTCGCGTTTGAAGAGGCGCGTCACGGTTTTGTTGCAGGAGAGGTCCAAACCATTGTGCGGCTCCCACCGCCGCTGAAAATCTGTTTTCGGCCTCCACTTCAGCCGCGGCAATCATCTGGGCTGATTCGGCCCGGGCCAGGCTGAGCTTGCGCTCGCGCTGGCTTTCCGCATTATTGATCGACTGGGCTGATTCGGCCCGCGCGTCGCTTACCCGGCGGAAGGCCGCGGCCGCCTCAACCGGGGGATCGACCGATTGTAATGTTACGGCCACAACGGTGATGCCGGTCCCATACTTCTTGAGCCAATCTTGGGTCTTGATGCGGACCTCATTCTGAATCAATGTCTTCCCGGATGTCAGGATATCGTCAACCTTCATTTTGCTGGCCGTCTCCAGGAGAGCGGTGCGTACCGCTTGCTGCAGCACATCGTCGGGCGACTTCGTTCCGAAGAGATATTCTCTCAGCCCGCTGATGCGGTATTGTACAACAATGTCGGTGTCAATGAGGTTTTCATCGCCGGTTATAAATTCAAGCTTTGAACCCGTATCACCGGCAATCCGAATTCGATGCACCTCGCCGGTCTTCGCGATTTGGGTTTCATCGACGGGTCTGGGGATACAGAAATGCAGGCCGGGCCCGATGCCCTCGCGTTGGAGGCCGCCGAATCTCTTCAGGACGGCGGCTTCACCGTTCTGAACCGTATAGATCCCGCCGGCGATCCAGATCAGAGCGATGAGAAAGACGCCCAGCAGGGCTAATAGGCCCTTATGGCCGGTCATCCAAAGAGCGCTCCGCCGGATGATGACAGTGCTCGCCGGTTTTGTCCCCGGTCTTTTCGATGTTGGGTCATTCACCGGTAAGGACCTTCATGAGTTTTGAGTCGGATTCGATGAAGATCGTCGTTTCCTCGTCAATGATCTTTTTATAGCTCTCTAGTGTTCTTAAGAAGCGGTAGAACTCCGGATCCTCGGCATAGGCCTCGCCCAGAATGCGCAGGGCTTCGGCCTCGCCGGCGCCTCGAATCGAATCGGCCATCGATCGGGCCCGCGCGAGAATGCGTTCGCGCTCCGTCGTCGCCTCCGCCTTAATCACAAGCGCCGACTCCTCTCCCTCGCTGCGGTACCGCGTGGCGATCCGCGACCGCTCCGCACGCATCCGGCTGATAACACTGGATCGGTTCTGATCGGGGAAATTGAATCCATTGATCTGGAAGTCGAGTACTTCGATTCCGAAACCCGCGGAGGTGATCTGGTTCATAGCCTCGGTGACGCGCCGGCTGATATCCGCGAACTTGACGGATTTGCCCGTCACGTCGAGGAAAGAGTCCATCGGTTCACTTCCAATGGCGGCGCCCAATTCAGAAACCGAGATGTCCAGCAGCCGGGCCTCCGCCTCGTCCCGGGTCCGCACTGTTTGTGTATAGCGCAGCGGATCGGCAATGTGCCAGCAAATAAAACTATCGATGAGAAGGTTCTTTTTGTCTGCGGTCAACATCTCAATCGGTTCGTTATCAAAAAGAAGGAGCCGGGAGTCGAGCCGTTCAACATCGTCGATCGGCCATGGCATTTTAACATTCAGTCCCGGCTGGGCCACTTTTGGAAGGGGCCGTCCAAAGCGAGTCACCACGGCGATTTCCGTCTCGTCGATCGCGAACAGCACGGTCGAAATCCAGCCGAGAAGAAGAACGGCCAAGAGACCCCAGAAGAAAGAACGTCGGGTTTTCATCTCATTTTCCTCTCAGTTCCCGCTGGGAGCCGGCAGGGTTGCGGGGAGCTTCCACAAAATCACGCCATGCCCTTGTGTGCCCGGGGGGACAATGAATTTCTGGCGCCCCGCCAATACGGACTCGCTCGTTTCAAGCCAGAGCAGATCTCTCAAAATAGCAGGATGCCGTTGATAAGCCTCAACCTGCGCGATATATCCTATGGCTTTGCCTTTCGCTTCGGCCGTCGCGGCCAGGGAGACCGCCTCTACTTCAGCGATTTCCACTTTTGATTGCCCTCGCGCGATGGGGATTTCACGCTCCGTGACGACATAGGCTTCATGAATGAAGGTCTGACGGTCTTCCCGGGCGCTTGAAACGTCGCGGAAGGCGTGGACCGCTTCCTGAGGCGGATGGATATCGATCAGATGGATGGAGACAATACGGATTCCGGTTTTGAGATGGGTTAAATGGGTTTGCAGGTTGTCGCGGATATACAATTCGACGTGGGACCGGTCGCTCGTGAGCAGTGAATCCAGCAAACTGGAACCGATGATCTCGCGGGCTACGGCCTGAGCGTAAAGATTAACCAGATCCAAGCTTTTATCCAATTCATAAAAATAGTTATAGGGGTCGGAGAGGAAATAATGAACTGAAAAGCTCATCTCAAACAGGTTTTCGTCGCCGCTCAGATAACTCGCGACGGTTGGATCGGAATTCATCGCGGCCACGGGGCTATGCCAGACATCCGGCGGAGACTGGCTGCGGAGTTCGCGGCGGTTGGCGATCATCTCAAGATCAGTGCGGTATCCGACGTCGGTCTTTCTGGGATAGTTGACCCGCCAAACATCAATTCCCCCGAACGGAGCCGGAAGCGCCCAATGGAGTCCGGGGGCGAGATTCTTCCTCGTTACTTTGTTAAAGACCCGGCCGAACCCCATCGAATCCGGCGGAACACTTTTGAAACCCGTGAGTCCATAGATCAGGATGCCGAGAATGAGGGATCCGCCGATCATGGCGCGGCGGATCGGGATTTTATGGGCGCGGATGGACGCGATCGCCGATTGTGTTCCCGGATGCTCGCGGATCGAGATGAAGTTCCCCCGCATTTGTGATAGCGGTTCGCGGGCGGCGCCGGCCCAGAGCCGCCAGACAAGAAGCGCAGCGAGAAGAACAACACACAGAAAATGTAAGAGCGCTGTTAACCCGCCGGCGGGGGGCGCGAGGCTGGCTGAAATTGTTAAACCCGTGACGCGGAGGAGAGCATCGAGAGCCAAGCCCCAGGCAAGGGTCCCCAGGATGACACTGATGAGATAGATCTTCAGAAAGCGGCGCCCGAAGTGATTCGCCACAACCAGAATACTGACGATACTCACCGCGGGACCGGCCAGAAGCAGCACCAGGGCCGTCCCGGGACTGAATCCGGCCGCGACGAGAGCGGCCGCCACCGGCGTGCTCCCGGATGAACAGGTATACATGGGGACGGCGATCAGGAGGACGACAATCATTGTGAGGAGCTGTGAACCGGCGCCGCGCTCCGCCAAATCCGCCGGGAATAAAGCGCCGAGCACACCGGCGAGGAGAAGACCGATGATGAGATAAAAAGCGATATCGTCGAGAGCCCGGGTGAAGGCATACCGCCCGATCGAGTGCAAAATAGCGGGGAAAGGGACAACCGATTCTTCCGGCTTGGATTTGATGGGCGCTCCGGATGATTTTTGTGGAAATTCCAGGAAGAGCGAGCGGAGCCACCTTTTGAAAGAGAGCCGGAATTGCCGGAAACCGACAAAATCTTCTGGGTTTTGATCGAGATGAGAAGCCTCATCGATCCGGCATCCGCACTCCGGGGGCTGGGCGGCTGCGCCGGTATGGGGTGCGCCACCCTCTTCGTCGCTCGTCGAGGCGATCGAGAGGATCCCGGCGAGTGTTCCCGTTAGGAATGAGGCGAGAGGACGGAAGATCGCCATGAGGGGGCCCAGCAAACCCCAGGTGAGGATCAGCGCGGCGATATTTGTTTCGGGAGTCGTGATAAGAAAAGAGGCGGTCGCCGGCTCACTGGCTCCCCGGCGGTGCAGGGCAATGGCGGTCGGGAGAACGCTGCAGCTGCAGAGGGGGAGCGGGATGCCGAGGAGAGCCGCCCTGACGACGGCGGAAAGGCCCGATTGACCCATCCATCTCAAAATGCGGCTCGGAGAGAGCAGAATCTGAAGAACTCCTGCCATCAGCAGCCCAAAGAGGATAAAGGGCGCGGCCAGGTAGAAGAGGTTCCAGGCCTCGGTCAATACAGTGGGAATCCAACTCACATTGCAGTCCTCGACGGCGGTGATACCCCACCCGGTTGGGTGGATTTCCATCAAAGGGATCAGGGGAAGTCTAACGCAAATACATATTTTAGAAAGTCCCCTCTTCAACCTTTCATCCTAGCCGAGTCTGCAATCCGTCGCTATAGGTACAAATTTTTATGACACGGTTTGATTCGGTCCACTAATCTTATGTCGAGTCGCCTTGGTTTGAATGGGGCAGGAGAATATTATGATGTCACAATGGGTCAGGGGCCTCCTTGGAGGCGCCGTCATCCTTTTTCTTGGGGCTTCGGCCTCGTCAGTGGAAGCATCGGCTGATCCGCTTTCGGTTTTTGTCAGTGTCCTGCCGCTGAAGTCCTTTGTTGAGAGTGTCGGGGGAGATCGCGTGCAGGTATCCGTCATGGTCGGCCCCGGTCAGAGTCCCGCCACCTATGAACCGACACCGAAGCAGATGTCGCAGCTGGCGGAATCAAGGCTCTACTTTAGGGTCGGGGTCCCCTTTGAGAATGTTTGGATCGACCGGCTGCAATCGGTCAATCCGCAGATGATGATCATTGATCTGAGAAAAGATCTTCCCCTGAGGACCTTTGAGGCGGGCGGCGCCGGCGCTTCGCATGCGGGTCATGATCATGTAGAAGAGCATGACCATGGCTCGTTTGACCCGCATGTCTGGACAAGCCCGCCGCTGGCAAAGATGATGGCGGAGAGGATTCGGGACACTCTGAGAGAGCTCGACGCCGGGAACAGCGCTCTCTACGACGAGGGGTATCGGCGATTTTCCGCGGAGCTGGACAGCCTGGATGCCGATATCCGCCGGGAATTGGCGGATCTCCCCTCCCGTAGATTCATGGTTTTCCATCCCTCATGGGGGTATTTCGCCGAAACGTATAACCTTGAGCAGATTCCTATCGAGTATGAGGGGAAGGAGCCTGGCGCAAAGATGTTGGCGCGGGTGATACAAATTGGGAAGGAAGAGGGCATCAGAGTCGTTTTTGTACAAGAACAATTCAACGCCTCCATTGCGGAAACGGTGGCCCGGGCGATCGGCGCGCAAGTCGTCAAGGTGGATCCCCTGGCGCCGGATTACGCGGCGAACCTGAAAAGGACGGCGGCGGCCTTTGCCACAGCCATGAGATAGTGATGGAACCGGTCATCGTTTTTAAGAATCTCTCCTTCTCCTACGGATCGTTCCCGGTGCTCCAGAATATTGATCTCACCATTGAAAGGGGTGAATTTCTCGGTGTCGTCGGGCCCAACGCCGGCGGTAAGAGCACCCTTCTTAAAATCGCACTGGGGCTTCTTGAGCCCTCGTCCGGCTCCGTAACGGTACTGGGCCGGAGGGCGAGCCAGGGGCGGGAAGCGATAGGGTACGTTCCGCAGCGCGCCACGGCGGTGCGGGATTTCCCTATTTCAGTCGAAGAAACGGTTCTACTGGGAAGGCTGAGCGCCACGCACCTTATCGGCGGATATCGACAGGAGGATCGGGCGGCCGCGGAACTGGCCATGAATGAGGCCCAGATACTCGATATTAGAAGCCGCCCGCTCGGCAACCTTTCCGGAGGGCAATTTCAAAGGGTTCTGATCGCCCGCGCGCTGGCGGGAGAGCCCAAAATCCTCATGTTTGATGAGCCGACAGCCAATATTGATCCGCATGTTGAAAAATCGATCTTCGATCTTCTCCGGCAATTGAATGAGCGTATGACGATCATCGTCGTCTCGCATGACATCGGATTCATATCCCAGTATGTGACCCGAGTCGCCTGTCTGAATAAAACGCTGGTCTGTCATAGAACCTCCGCGCTTACCGGTGAAACGATTGAAAGGATTTACGGATCCGATATACACTTGATAGACCATAAACACCATCTCGGTCCGGAGCCCCCGTCATGAGTGGTTTCTTTCAAGCCTTAATGAACCAGAGCTTTCTCCAGAATGCCCTTCTGGCCGGGATTCTGGCGAGTATTGGTTGTGGTGTTGTGGGCACCTACGTTGTCGTTAAGAAGATCGGCTATTTGGCGGGGGGGATCGCCCACGCCGTGCTGGGCGGGATGGGGCTCGCCATTTTTCTCGGACAACCGCCGATGGCCGGCGCGACGATTGCGGCCCTGGTTGCGGCTCTGATCATCGGCTGGGTCAGCCTTCGATGGAGGCAGCATGAGGATACCCTGATCGGCGCCCTGTGGGCGGTTGGGATGGCCATCGGTATCATTTTTATCTCCAAAACCCCGGGATATAACGTTGATTTGATGAGTTATCTCTTCGGCAATATTCTGATGGTCTCGCGACTTGATATCATCATGATGACGATTTTGGATCTCGTAATCATTCTCATCGTCTTTCTCTTTTATAGACTTTTTCTCGCCGTTTGTTTTGACGACGAGTTTGCCCGCCTCCAAGGTGTTCCGGTGAATCTTTTCTATTTACTTTTACTTTGCCTGACGGCGCTGACGGTTGTCCTTCTCATCCAAGTTGTCGGGCTTATTCTTGTCATCGCCCTTCTGACCCTCCCCGCCGCCATTGCGGGCCACCATGTCGGATCCCTGGGACGGATGATGGTTGTCGCTGTCATTCTCGGCGCTCTATTTACAAGCGGCGGCCTGATTCTTTCGTATGAACCGGATCTTCCCGCGGGCGCCTCCATCATTCTCTTGGCGGCGGGCGGCTATATTCTTTCTTTTTTCGGAAAATACCTGATGACCCGCCGGCGCCGGAAACGGACGAGTTGAAGGTCGAGGCCGGCTCACCGGCCGCATCAAACATCCGCGCCCCAACGGGCTTGCGAAAGGGATGTCTTTATGGCAAGCTCCGGCGTTGATCAGACTTTTGAAAGATAAGGTCCCCGAAGTTGTGGGATAGGGGCTCAGGCGCTCTCAATATTCAGTTGCCGCTGTAGAACGGGGATGAATGATGCTCAAGAAAACACCGACACGAAGCGGAAGGGCCTGCAGGGTCACCTTCACACTTCCCACCGAGGTTGAAGCGAAAAAGGCCCATTTATGCGGTGATTTCAATGGCTGGGAAAGACCGGGGCGGCCGATGATCCGCCGCAAGGATGGCCGCTTCTCCACAACATTGACCCTGAAAACCGGCCGCGAGTATAGGTTTCGTTATCTTCTCGATGGAGAAAGGTGGGAAAACGATTGGGTTGCCGACAACTATCTCCCGAATCCCTTTGGCGGGGAAGATTCGGTCCTCAAGCTATAATTTCCAGCCCTTTCTCTATTTCATGCGGGTGTACACATCAAAGCGGTCCATCCATCGTCTCTTCGGCCACAATCTGATATAATCAAAAAGGGTCGTTCCCGGCACCGTCATTCTCCATCTGTGGTGGGAGAGGTTTCCGACCAGGGCCACATCTTTGGGCCATGTCAAGGGTCTACTAAGGAGTCAAACACAATGAGTCACCTATTCCGCAGGGCCGACCGGTTCCATACCGGACATCGGTGTTTTCTTCTCACTGTTGCGCTCGCCGTGATCTTCCTGTTGGGAATGGGCGGCCGGGCCCAGGGGGTCGATATTATCGACTTGCACCATAACACTTCTAGCGGAGTGCCGGCAGCTCCCTATGGAATCGGGACCGCGGTGACGGTTCATGGCGTTGTGACGGTCGGCTCTGGTGTTTTTACAGCCGACTATACAGATGTATGGGTGCAGGATGGCACTGCAGGGATCAATATTTATCACTATGCGGTTCCGCATCAATTCGCTCTTGGGGATAGCGTGACGATTAACGGGACCATTGATCAATATCGCGGTTTGACGGAAGTCGCAATGACAACTTATACGGTTCATTCAAGCGGGGCGACGCCGCCGGAACCCCTCGTTGTAACCTGCGATGACGTTGAGCACGCCTTTCTACCCGACTACAGCGAACCGAATGAAGCCCGTCTTATCCGGATCAATGATGTCTCTTGGACCGGAGCATGGCCGAGTTTCAGCGGACCCATTACGCTGCATGACGAGTCAGGGACTTGTGTCCTCTATATTGATGGAACGACCGCCATACAGAATATGACGCCGCCGGCCGGATCATTTGATGTGGTCGGTATTGTAAAGCAGTATGCCGGATTTACCCCTCCGTACACCTCCGGTTATGAGCTGATGCCCCGCAGTTCCGGTGATTTTTTCATCCATGCCGGTCCCCAA
This genomic interval from Candidatus Eisenbacteria bacterium contains the following:
- a CDS encoding zinc ABC transporter substrate-binding protein, coding for MSQWVRGLLGGAVILFLGASASSVEASADPLSVFVSVLPLKSFVESVGGDRVQVSVMVGPGQSPATYEPTPKQMSQLAESRLYFRVGVPFENVWIDRLQSVNPQMMIIDLRKDLPLRTFEAGGAGASHAGHDHVEEHDHGSFDPHVWTSPPLAKMMAERIRDTLRELDAGNSALYDEGYRRFSAELDSLDADIRRELADLPSRRFMVFHPSWGYFAETYNLEQIPIEYEGKEPGAKMLARVIQIGKEEGIRVVFVQEQFNASIAETVARAIGAQVVKVDPLAPDYAANLKRTAAAFATAMR
- a CDS encoding zinc-dependent alcohol dehydrogenase family protein, which translates into the protein MRAMVLESPCKPLIMKEISDPVPETGQVLVKVHACGICRTDLHIVDGELPDLGRPVIPGHQVVGRVVGVGSGVNDLSEGDRVGLPWLGWTCGRCDDCSNGRENLCDQAKFHGYQLNGGFAEKVCADARYAFPIPDGYPDLQAAPLLCGGLIGYRAYRMAGEGKRLGFYGFGSAAHILIQLARYEGREVYAFTRSGDEERQNFARRLGAVWAGSSDDIPPERLDAAILFAPVGALVPRSLEHVRKGGRVVSAGIYMSDIPSFPYKILWGERSVHSVANLTRQDGVEFLKLAPRVPVQTEVSTYPLEEANRALDDLRHGRFNGSAVLVL
- a CDS encoding isoamylase early set domain-containing protein, with product MMLKKTPTRSGRACRVTFTLPTEVEAKKAHLCGDFNGWERPGRPMIRRKDGRFSTTLTLKTGREYRFRYLLDGERWENDWVADNYLPNPFGGEDSVLKL
- a CDS encoding SO_0444 family Cu/Zn efflux transporter, encoding MEIHPTGWGITAVEDCNVSWIPTVLTEAWNLFYLAAPFILFGLLMAGVLQILLSPSRILRWMGQSGLSAVVRAALLGIPLPLCSCSVLPTAIALHRRGASEPATASFLITTPETNIAALILTWGLLGPLMAIFRPLASFLTGTLAGILSIASTSDEEGGAPHTGAAAQPPECGCRIDEASHLDQNPEDFVGFRQFRLSFKRWLRSLFLEFPQKSSGAPIKSKPEESVVPFPAILHSIGRYAFTRALDDIAFYLIIGLLLAGVLGALFPADLAERGAGSQLLTMIVVLLIAVPMYTCSSGSTPVAAALVAAGFSPGTALVLLLAGPAVSIVSILVVANHFGRRFLKIYLISVILGTLAWGLALDALLRVTGLTISASLAPPAGGLTALLHFLCVVLLAALLVWRLWAGAAREPLSQMRGNFISIREHPGTQSAIASIRAHKIPIRRAMIGGSLILGILIYGLTGFKSVPPDSMGFGRVFNKVTRKNLAPGLHWALPAPFGGIDVWRVNYPRKTDVGYRTDLEMIANRRELRSQSPPDVWHSPVAAMNSDPTVASYLSGDENLFEMSFSVHYFLSDPYNYFYELDKSLDLVNLYAQAVAREIIGSSLLDSLLTSDRSHVELYIRDNLQTHLTHLKTGIRIVSIHLIDIHPPQEAVHAFRDVSSAREDRQTFIHEAYVVTEREIPIARGQSKVEIAEVEAVSLAATAEAKGKAIGYIAQVEAYQRHPAILRDLLWLETSESVLAGRQKFIVPPGTQGHGVILWKLPATLPAPSGN
- a CDS encoding metal ABC transporter permease, whose product is MSGFFQALMNQSFLQNALLAGILASIGCGVVGTYVVVKKIGYLAGGIAHAVLGGMGLAIFLGQPPMAGATIAALVAALIIGWVSLRWRQHEDTLIGALWAVGMAIGIIFISKTPGYNVDLMSYLFGNILMVSRLDIIMMTILDLVIILIVFLFYRLFLAVCFDDEFARLQGVPVNLFYLLLLCLTALTVVLLIQVVGLILVIALLTLPAAIAGHHVGSLGRMMVVAVILGALFTSGGLILSYEPDLPAGASIILLAAGGYILSFFGKYLMTRRRRKRTS
- the hflK gene encoding FtsH protease activity modulator HflK, whose protein sequence is MTGHKGLLALLGVFLIALIWIAGGIYTVQNGEAAVLKRFGGLQREGIGPGLHFCIPRPVDETQIAKTGEVHRIRIAGDTGSKLEFITGDENLIDTDIVVQYRISGLREYLFGTKSPDDVLQQAVRTALLETASKMKVDDILTSGKTLIQNEVRIKTQDWLKKYGTGITVVAVTLQSVDPPVEAAAAFRRVSDARAESAQSINNAESQRERKLSLARAESAQMIAAAEVEAENRFSAAVGAAQWFGPLLQQNRDAPLQTRVELYRKVMEDVLSKAEMIILAPGESPRIDVHLRRGEKE
- a CDS encoding protease modulator HflC, with protein sequence MKTRRSFFWGLLAVLLLGWISTVLFAIDETEIAVVTRFGRPLPKVAQPGLNVKMPWPIDDVERLDSRLLLFDNEPIEMLTADKKNLLIDSFICWHIADPLRYTQTVRTRDEAEARLLDISVSELGAAIGSEPMDSFLDVTGKSVKFADISRRVTEAMNQITSAGFGIEVLDFQINGFNFPDQNRSSVISRMRAERSRIATRYRSEGEESALVIKAEATTERERILARARSMADSIRGAGEAEALRILGEAYAEDPEFYRFLRTLESYKKIIDEETTIFIESDSKLMKVLTGE
- a CDS encoding metal ABC transporter ATP-binding protein, translated to MEPVIVFKNLSFSYGSFPVLQNIDLTIERGEFLGVVGPNAGGKSTLLKIALGLLEPSSGSVTVLGRRASQGREAIGYVPQRATAVRDFPISVEETVLLGRLSATHLIGGYRQEDRAAAELAMNEAQILDIRSRPLGNLSGGQFQRVLIARALAGEPKILMFDEPTANIDPHVEKSIFDLLRQLNERMTIIVVSHDIGFISQYVTRVACLNKTLVCHRTSALTGETIERIYGSDIHLIDHKHHLGPEPPS